A region of Domibacillus sp. DTU_2020_1001157_1_SI_ALB_TIR_016 DNA encodes the following proteins:
- a CDS encoding RsfA family transcriptional regulator → MKVRQDAWSEENDLLLAETVLRHVREGSTQLKAFEEVGDTLNRTAAACGFRWNAVIRQQYEKALGLARKQRKQHLRNGQKKERSSGLHVISENNPVDRDTIEIPSSNTLTMREIIAFLQNINTSEADYESLRRELETVKQEKTAIETKYEELEKRALTMQQDYEDLVRIMDRARKMVVLGDGAAQKPSMQLESNKDLEIAE, encoded by the coding sequence ATGAAAGTTAGACAAGATGCATGGTCAGAAGAAAATGATTTGCTGCTTGCTGAGACGGTATTACGCCATGTGCGGGAGGGAAGTACCCAACTGAAAGCGTTTGAAGAAGTAGGAGATACATTGAACAGAACAGCCGCGGCATGTGGATTCCGCTGGAATGCTGTGATCAGGCAGCAGTACGAAAAAGCATTAGGTCTTGCACGCAAACAAAGAAAACAACATCTTCGTAATGGCCAAAAGAAGGAACGGTCTTCAGGACTTCATGTTATTTCTGAAAATAATCCTGTAGACAGAGACACAATAGAAATTCCAAGCTCTAATACTCTTACGATGAGAGAGATTATTGCTTTCCTGCAAAATATAAATACTTCTGAGGCAGATTACGAAAGCCTTCGAAGAGAACTTGAAACGGTAAAACAAGAGAAAACGGCTATAGAAACAAAATACGAAGAGCTTGAAAAAAGAGCACTCACTATGCAGCAAGACTACGAGGATTTAGTAAGGATTATGGATAGGGCCAGAAAAATGGTCGTACTTGGGGATGGAGCAGCTCAAAAGCCTTCCATGCAATTAGAGAGCAATAAAGATTTAGAAATAGCAGAGTAA
- a CDS encoding IS110 family transposase: MKHVIAFDVSMGKSYMVIYNELKHCMFEGEINHFRTEFEELKKKIDELTEGYGEQPEIVFEATGVYSRPLERFMNENYYTYCLLNPLEAKLQCDSLRIHKTDKSDAHRLALTHFTTDRRKKEGSDELLHQLKSLSRYYSELDDELSVIRSRMHKVIQLTFPELEKIFTSKSELFLNMVQLFPHPELIQGLSKTVIKNKVRNNTNKNISPVIAERKALELLEAAKQSYPSVSSTDVLCEQLRSYAKRYQELLYEKEQCIKRMIPLAESREEYRIILSFPGIGPNTAVRLMAEIGDIHRFDNHKQLNAFAGIDIRRFQSGKTLYRDKINKCGNKHLRKLLFLIIQNMIKQRRFGKNHIVDYYDKLKTQPYNKCHKVASIACVNKLLKNLFFLIAHNRSYDYRSATTS, encoded by the coding sequence ATGAAGCACGTAATCGCATTTGATGTCAGTATGGGGAAAAGTTACATGGTTATTTATAATGAATTAAAACATTGTATGTTCGAAGGAGAAATCAACCATTTTCGGACAGAGTTTGAGGAGTTAAAGAAAAAGATTGACGAATTAACCGAAGGTTATGGAGAACAGCCCGAGATCGTATTTGAAGCAACCGGTGTTTATTCCAGGCCACTAGAGCGTTTTATGAATGAGAATTATTATACTTACTGTCTTTTGAACCCCTTGGAAGCGAAATTACAATGTGATTCCTTGCGGATTCATAAAACGGATAAGAGTGATGCACATCGGTTAGCGCTTACCCACTTTACGACAGATAGAAGGAAAAAGGAAGGTTCAGATGAGCTTCTCCACCAGTTAAAATCGCTCTCCAGATATTATAGTGAACTGGACGATGAGTTATCCGTTATTCGCAGCCGTATGCATAAAGTTATTCAATTAACATTCCCAGAACTAGAGAAAATTTTCACTAGTAAATCGGAACTGTTTTTAAATATGGTCCAGCTGTTTCCCCATCCGGAACTTATCCAAGGCCTTTCAAAAACGGTGATTAAGAATAAGGTTCGCAACAACACAAATAAAAATATATCGCCAGTAATTGCGGAAAGAAAAGCCCTTGAACTGCTTGAAGCAGCTAAACAATCTTATCCATCGGTCTCTTCGACGGATGTCTTATGTGAACAGCTCAGGTCCTACGCGAAGCGGTACCAGGAACTACTTTACGAGAAGGAACAGTGTATAAAAAGAATGATTCCGTTGGCTGAAAGTCGCGAAGAGTACCGAATCATTCTTAGCTTTCCTGGGATTGGTCCTAATACAGCGGTGCGTCTTATGGCAGAAATCGGAGATATTCATCGGTTCGATAATCATAAACAGCTTAATGCTTTTGCGGGCATTGATATCCGGCGCTTTCAATCAGGGAAGACACTTTACAGGGACAAAATCAATAAATGCGGAAACAAGCACTTGCGAAAGCTGCTATTCCTCATTATCCAGAACATGATCAAACAACGGCGTTTCGGAAAGAATCATATAGTCGACTACTATGACAAATTAAAAACGCAACCTTATAACAAGTGTCATAAAGTCGCGTCTATCGCTTGTGTGAATAAGCTGTTGAAGAATCTCTTCTTCCTTATCGCCCACAATAGAAGCTATGACTACCGGTCAGCCACCACGTCATAA